The following proteins are co-located in the Gordonia polyisoprenivorans genome:
- a CDS encoding DUF3566 domain-containing protein — protein MTPVSQPNDPDNKTPSTPSTASGGPAAQSGPPRGGGLVPPWQRGPGGVAGPEATGSAQAPVPDSGTTEQIPTGGRPGGPPPRGVVTGSGTAAASMSGQQAPVKKLDSPAGASTATAEVPRGRFTETPTRNIARDPSLESELPDLDEIHHTNTETARAAAAEPATVVGSAARSAPAQVGSSGRGLRAAVQIRRLDPWATFKVAGVLSIVGFVIWMIAVAVLYLVLDGMGVWEQVNSSFGTLVTTDGSTSESDIIGAGSVFFYAAVLGVVNAVLITALGTIGSYIYNLVADLVGGLEITLADLD, from the coding sequence ATGACACCAGTGAGCCAACCGAACGACCCGGACAACAAGACCCCGTCCACGCCGTCGACCGCTTCCGGTGGCCCGGCAGCCCAGTCGGGTCCGCCTCGGGGCGGCGGGCTGGTTCCTCCGTGGCAGCGCGGCCCGGGCGGAGTGGCCGGACCCGAGGCCACCGGCAGCGCTCAGGCTCCTGTGCCCGATAGCGGAACCACCGAGCAGATCCCCACCGGAGGTCGTCCCGGCGGGCCCCCTCCGCGCGGCGTGGTGACCGGTAGCGGCACCGCCGCAGCCAGCATGAGTGGCCAGCAGGCCCCGGTGAAGAAGCTCGATTCGCCGGCGGGTGCGTCCACCGCGACCGCCGAGGTACCGCGTGGTCGCTTCACAGAGACCCCCACCCGCAACATCGCGCGGGACCCCTCCCTGGAGTCCGAGTTGCCCGATCTCGACGAGATCCACCACACCAACACCGAGACCGCCCGAGCCGCGGCCGCCGAACCCGCCACGGTCGTCGGCTCCGCCGCACGCTCGGCGCCGGCGCAGGTCGGCTCCTCGGGGCGTGGTCTGCGCGCTGCCGTGCAGATCCGTCGACTCGACCCCTGGGCGACCTTCAAGGTGGCCGGCGTGCTCTCGATCGTCGGCTTCGTCATCTGGATGATCGCCGTCGCCGTGCTGTATCTGGTGCTCGACGGGATGGGTGTCTGGGAGCAGGTCAACAGCTCCTTCGGCACGTTGGTGACCACCGACGGCTCGACGTCGGAAAGCGACATCATCGGCGCCGGCAGCGTGTTCTTCTACGCGGCTGTACTCGGTGTGGTCAACGCCGTGCTGATCACCGCGCTGGGCACCATCGGCTCCTACATCTACAACCTGGTCGCCGACCTCGTCGGCGGTCTCGAGATCACGCTGGCCGACCTCGACTAG
- a CDS encoding TetR/AcrR family transcriptional regulator translates to MAVAADLLAEHGPSALTARRIADAAGTSTMAIYSRFGGAGALLAALRADGFAHLASLTDAAATEVDDPVTALTAASLAYLDFVVAQPHRYRFMFVEPAPGDEPGRTAFAALRSSIEKCLAAGRFRPDPGHADSDAADPPTIWAAQLWAITHGVTSLVLTGTVPAAAARHVLCDGLTRLFIGYGDDAERAEQSVADT, encoded by the coding sequence GTGGCCGTCGCCGCCGACTTGCTGGCCGAACACGGACCGTCGGCGTTGACCGCACGACGCATCGCCGACGCCGCGGGTACGTCGACGATGGCGATCTACAGCCGATTCGGGGGCGCCGGGGCCCTGCTTGCGGCGCTGCGAGCCGACGGATTCGCCCATCTCGCCTCCCTCACCGACGCGGCGGCCACCGAGGTGGACGATCCCGTGACCGCGCTCACGGCAGCATCGTTGGCATATCTCGATTTCGTTGTGGCACAACCGCATCGGTACCGTTTCATGTTCGTCGAACCGGCTCCGGGCGACGAGCCGGGACGCACGGCATTCGCGGCGCTGCGATCATCGATCGAGAAGTGCCTTGCGGCCGGCCGATTCCGGCCGGACCCCGGGCATGCCGACTCCGACGCCGCGGACCCTCCCACGATCTGGGCCGCCCAGCTCTGGGCGATCACGCACGGGGTCACGAGTCTGGTGCTCACCGGCACGGTGCCCGCTGCGGCCGCCCGCCACGTTCTGTGCGACGGTCTGACACGCCTGTTCATCGGATACGGCGACGATGCCGAGCGTGCGGAACAGTCGGTTGCCGACACATGA
- a CDS encoding DUF3159 domain-containing protein — MFGQQVGGDGHQVGRVDAGRLVGGRAAAATTVAIGAFTVWRWRTVRPVIGTCVGVSSSAGFALHSGRARDFFLPDLWYPPIVAVALIISCLVGYPVIGLVFGAVTGRGTGWRRDPSARRLFGAVTLAAASAFLTRFVVQYVIYQHGSVGWLAVGRIATGLPLTVTILMLIGWAFRHVERKNRPDVPSQGVRPVEASADEVSATDELSHTGRHQRSCR; from the coding sequence GTGTTCGGCCAGCAAGTCGGCGGCGACGGCCACCAGGTGGGCCGCGTCGACGCGGGCCGGCTCGTCGGCGGACGAGCGGCAGCGGCCACCACCGTCGCGATCGGGGCGTTCACCGTCTGGCGGTGGCGGACGGTGCGACCGGTCATCGGTACCTGCGTCGGCGTCAGTAGCTCTGCGGGGTTCGCACTCCACAGCGGTCGAGCCCGCGACTTCTTTCTGCCCGATCTCTGGTATCCGCCGATAGTGGCTGTCGCGCTGATCATTTCGTGCCTCGTCGGTTATCCGGTGATCGGTCTGGTATTCGGTGCGGTCACCGGGCGAGGGACCGGTTGGCGGCGCGACCCGTCGGCGCGACGACTGTTCGGCGCGGTCACCCTCGCCGCCGCATCGGCGTTCCTGACCCGCTTCGTGGTCCAGTACGTGATCTATCAGCACGGCAGCGTCGGGTGGCTGGCCGTCGGACGGATCGCCACCGGCCTTCCGCTGACGGTGACGATCCTCATGCTGATCGGCTGGGCGTTTCGCCACGTCGAACGAAAGAACCGGCCGGACGTCCCGTCACAGGGCGTCCGGCCGGTTGAGGCTAGTGCGGATGAGGTGAGTGCTACAGACGAGCTCTCACATACTGGGCGGCATCAACGGTCATGCCGTTGA
- a CDS encoding cutinase family protein — MKRPLLILFGFTVLAAGLLASPAPRAAAAPPCADVEVVFARGTVETAPPVGVTGLSFEQALRNQLPGKSVNVYGVNYPAGSNFNNRMAFVEGVVKGVNDTQRRVKYLAAQCPGSHIVVGGYSQGAVVASYALSNKIQIDPQYRQYQDRVPQPLADNAASHVTAAILFAPPSSNWIKQVGAPPMNVGPLYEGKTKRYCIAGDVVCDGAPVGQPNGLHVLYAVNGMTVDAAQYVRARL, encoded by the coding sequence ATGAAGCGTCCACTTCTGATCCTGTTCGGATTCACCGTGCTCGCGGCCGGGTTGCTTGCCTCTCCGGCACCCCGCGCCGCCGCCGCTCCCCCGTGCGCCGACGTCGAGGTGGTGTTCGCGCGCGGGACCGTGGAGACGGCTCCACCCGTCGGCGTCACCGGCCTGTCCTTCGAGCAGGCCCTGCGCAATCAGCTGCCCGGTAAGTCGGTCAACGTCTACGGCGTGAACTATCCGGCCGGTAGCAACTTCAACAACCGGATGGCCTTCGTCGAGGGCGTTGTCAAGGGCGTCAACGACACCCAGCGCCGCGTCAAGTATCTGGCCGCACAGTGCCCCGGATCCCACATCGTGGTCGGTGGGTACTCGCAAGGTGCGGTCGTCGCGTCCTACGCGTTGAGCAACAAGATCCAGATCGACCCGCAGTACCGGCAGTACCAGGACCGGGTGCCGCAGCCGCTGGCCGACAACGCCGCCTCGCACGTGACCGCCGCGATCCTGTTCGCGCCGCCGTCGTCGAACTGGATCAAGCAGGTCGGTGCTCCCCCGATGAACGTCGGACCCCTCTATGAGGGCAAGACCAAGCGCTACTGCATCGCCGGTGACGTCGTCTGCGACGGTGCCCCGGTCGGGCAGCCCAACGGTCTGCATGTGCTCTACGCCGTCAACGGCATGACCGTTGATGCCGCCCAGTATGTGAGAGCTCGTCTGTAG
- a CDS encoding DUF4190 domain-containing protein, which translates to MGGQSAATAARSSRSTAKTSTLAIWAMVLSVIGCTSPIGLYLGYRARNQIRRTREYGEPFATVAIVVGWAYMLALIVAIVAYVIVLVLR; encoded by the coding sequence GTGGGCGGGCAGAGTGCCGCCACCGCGGCCCGGTCGTCGCGATCCACGGCCAAGACGAGCACACTCGCCATCTGGGCGATGGTGCTGTCCGTGATCGGCTGCACCTCGCCGATCGGGCTGTACCTGGGGTATCGGGCGCGTAACCAGATCCGGCGCACGCGTGAGTACGGAGAACCGTTCGCCACCGTCGCGATCGTGGTCGGTTGGGCCTACATGCTTGCCTTGATCGTGGCAATCGTGGCCTACGTCATCGTGCTCGTCCTGCGGTGA
- a CDS encoding peptidylprolyl isomerase, translating to MSPPIWLDGVVSTSTQTVTIHTNRGDIKVDLFGNHAPETVANFVGLAAGSKDYSEPNASGGDSGPFYDGSVFHRVIEGFMIQGGDPTGTGRGGPGYKFKDEFHPELQFDRPYLLAMANAGPGTNGSQFFITVGPTPHLNRRHTIFGEVTDPASQQVVDAIATTSTDRGDRPLDEVRIEKIEVN from the coding sequence ATGTCGCCGCCGATTTGGTTGGATGGAGTGGTGAGCACATCAACGCAGACCGTGACCATCCACACCAACCGCGGCGACATCAAGGTCGATCTCTTCGGCAACCATGCGCCCGAGACCGTCGCCAACTTCGTCGGCCTTGCCGCCGGCAGCAAGGACTACAGCGAGCCGAACGCCTCCGGAGGCGACTCCGGTCCGTTCTACGACGGCTCGGTGTTCCACCGCGTCATCGAGGGCTTCATGATCCAGGGCGGCGACCCGACCGGCACCGGCCGCGGCGGACCCGGCTACAAGTTCAAGGACGAGTTCCACCCGGAGCTGCAGTTCGACCGCCCCTACCTCCTCGCCATGGCCAACGCCGGGCCGGGCACCAACGGGTCGCAGTTCTTCATCACCGTCGGCCCCACCCCGCACCTGAACCGCCGTCACACCATCTTCGGTGAGGTCACCGATCCGGCCTCGCAGCAGGTCGTCGACGCGATTGCGACCACCTCCACCGATCGCGGCGACCGTCCGCTCGACGAGGTCCGCATCGAAAAGATCGAGGTCAACTGA
- a CDS encoding rhomboid family intramembrane serine protease: MCYRHPDRPTALSCTRCGRPACPGCLHPAAVGQHCDECVRGHGAQASGRQDIRRPDFGDRGIRSVVTRPVRARRPLATYTLIAINVVVFAYTVYAAHSFNVEVSAPLLHGELVRGNVFLGQYWRLLTAGFLHYSLIHLAVNMISLYILGRDLEIALGIGRFVMVYMTALLGGSAAVMIAQSNEARSAGASGAIYGLMGAMLIVVLRLRVSPAPVLTIIAINLVMSFSIPGISLAAHVGGLVLGAAATAALIWSPRLLPQSLRTERNAILIGWVAVSALLIVAVAISVVVAVTYTGPVLVYVH, translated from the coding sequence GTGTGTTACCGACATCCCGACCGCCCCACCGCGCTGTCCTGCACGCGGTGCGGGCGGCCGGCTTGTCCGGGATGTCTGCACCCGGCCGCGGTCGGGCAGCACTGCGACGAGTGCGTGCGCGGCCACGGCGCACAGGCCTCCGGCCGCCAGGACATCCGCCGCCCCGACTTCGGCGACCGGGGTATCCGGTCGGTGGTCACGCGACCCGTACGCGCTCGCCGCCCGCTGGCCACCTACACGCTGATCGCGATCAACGTCGTCGTCTTCGCCTACACCGTCTACGCCGCACACTCCTTCAACGTCGAAGTCTCCGCGCCACTTCTGCACGGAGAGTTGGTGCGCGGCAACGTCTTTCTCGGCCAGTACTGGCGCTTGCTCACCGCGGGCTTCTTGCACTACAGCCTGATACACCTTGCGGTGAACATGATCTCGCTCTACATCCTCGGCCGCGACCTCGAAATCGCCCTCGGCATCGGACGTTTCGTGATGGTCTACATGACCGCGCTGCTCGGTGGCAGCGCCGCGGTGATGATCGCGCAATCCAACGAGGCCCGCTCCGCCGGTGCGTCGGGAGCCATCTACGGGCTGATGGGCGCCATGCTCATCGTCGTCCTGCGCCTGCGTGTCTCACCGGCGCCGGTGCTGACGATCATCGCCATCAACCTCGTGATGTCGTTCTCGATCCCCGGTATCTCCCTCGCCGCACACGTCGGCGGCCTGGTGCTCGGCGCAGCCGCCACCGCCGCACTCATCTGGTCGCCCCGACTCCTGCCGCAGTCGCTGCGCACCGAGCGCAACGCCATCCTCATCGGCTGGGTGGCCGTCAGTGCCTTGCTCATCGTGGCGGTCGCCATCAGCGTCGTCGTCGCGGTGACCTACACCGGGCCGGTACTCGTCTACGTGCACTGA
- a CDS encoding PH domain-containing protein: MDNSADLSTQQWATPRLAAGALLAAGVVLLLCAVFVASDAVGSVIIGVAGLMLLGFGAYASLIRPRLELSAGPRLTIRRIGGAVTLAPADVERVRLLTMRRIGRRSGQLEIDYLPAGTTHDTEREGTEREESMLVVFSRWDLGADLLDVVEALDRAGFPVEDSRR, translated from the coding sequence GTGGATAACTCGGCCGATCTGTCCACACAGCAATGGGCGACGCCGCGACTCGCGGCGGGCGCGCTGCTGGCCGCGGGCGTCGTGCTCCTGCTGTGCGCGGTGTTCGTCGCGTCCGACGCCGTCGGATCGGTGATCATCGGTGTCGCCGGGTTGATGCTGCTCGGGTTCGGGGCGTACGCGTCGCTCATCCGGCCGCGTCTCGAACTCTCGGCCGGCCCACGACTGACCATTCGTCGTATCGGCGGGGCCGTGACACTGGCACCCGCCGACGTCGAACGCGTCCGGCTTCTCACGATGCGCCGCATCGGACGCCGATCCGGTCAACTCGAGATCGACTACCTGCCGGCGGGTACCACCCATGACACCGAACGCGAGGGCACCGAACGCGAGGAATCGATGCTGGTGGTGTTCAGTCGATGGGATCTCGGTGCTGATCTACTCGACGTCGTCGAGGCGCTCGATCGCGCCGGGTTCCCGGTGGAGGACTCGCGGCGCTGA
- the crgA gene encoding cell division protein CrgA, with protein MPKSKVRKKTDYTINPASRTPVKVKAGPSSSIYVGVMLGLMLLGLAWLIVYYLAAGETTYGGPGQALHWMNNLGAWNFLIGFSMMVVGLLMTMKWR; from the coding sequence ATGCCGAAGTCAAAAGTCCGGAAGAAGACCGACTACACCATCAACCCGGCGAGCCGGACGCCGGTGAAGGTGAAGGCCGGTCCCTCCAGCTCGATCTACGTCGGCGTGATGCTCGGCCTCATGCTGCTGGGTCTGGCCTGGCTGATCGTCTATTACCTCGCTGCCGGTGAGACCACCTACGGTGGCCCCGGTCAGGCGCTGCACTGGATGAACAACCTGGGTGCGTGGAACTTCCTCATCGGCTTCTCGATGATGGTCGTGGGCCTGCTGATGACCATGAAATGGCGCTGA
- a CDS encoding aminodeoxychorismate/anthranilate synthase component II, translating into MTSAAPEATGSANHAARILVIDNYDSFVYNLVQYLGQLGVEATVWRNDDPRLTTPDGEFTDESLRAALRGPDGSGFAGVLLSPGPGTPQRAGATLPLVGVAAADGVPLLGVCLGHQAIGAAFGGTVDRAPELLHGKTSLVHHDQVGVLRGLPDPFTATRYHSLTVLPETIPDELVVTGRTESGIVMGMQHRELPIHGVQFHPESVLTQGGHRMLANWLGVCGIDIDESAVAVLEQEMAEAIGPALAAQS; encoded by the coding sequence ATGACCAGCGCAGCACCGGAGGCGACCGGCTCCGCGAACCACGCGGCCCGCATCCTCGTCATCGACAACTACGACAGCTTCGTCTATAACCTGGTCCAGTACCTGGGCCAGCTCGGTGTCGAGGCAACCGTGTGGCGCAACGATGATCCCCGGCTGACGACACCCGACGGCGAGTTCACCGACGAGTCGCTGCGCGCCGCGTTACGCGGACCCGACGGATCCGGTTTCGCCGGCGTCTTGCTATCCCCGGGACCGGGTACGCCGCAACGCGCCGGGGCCACGTTGCCGCTCGTCGGTGTTGCCGCCGCCGACGGTGTACCGCTGCTCGGGGTGTGTCTCGGTCATCAGGCCATCGGTGCGGCGTTCGGCGGCACCGTCGACCGCGCCCCGGAACTGCTGCACGGCAAGACCTCTCTGGTCCACCACGATCAGGTCGGCGTGCTGCGTGGGCTGCCGGATCCGTTTACCGCGACCCGCTACCACTCGCTGACGGTGCTGCCGGAGACCATTCCGGACGAGCTCGTGGTCACCGGTCGCACCGAGTCGGGCATCGTGATGGGCATGCAGCATCGGGAGCTGCCGATCCACGGCGTGCAGTTCCATCCCGAGAGTGTGCTCACCCAGGGTGGCCACCGGATGCTGGCCAACTGGTTGGGCGTCTGCGGCATCGACATCGACGAGTCCGCCGTCGCCGTCCTCGAACAGGAGATGGCCGAGGCGATCGGTCCGGCGCTGGCCGCCCAGTCCTGA
- the pknB gene encoding Stk1 family PASTA domain-containing Ser/Thr kinase has translation MMSTPHHLSDRYELGETLGFGGMSEVHYARDLLLNRDVAVKVLRADLARDPSFYLRFRREAQNAAKLNHPTIVQVFDTGEAETDEGPLPFIVMEYVDGETLRDVLRRNGPVAPRQAMTWMADVAAAMDFSHRNGIVHRDMKPANVMIDSSGAVKVMDFGIARAMNDSTSTMTQTSAVMGTAQYLSPEQARGIKVDPRSDIYSMGCVLFELITGEPPFTGDSPVAVAHQHVHEDPRWPSAVRPDIPPELDSIVMKAMSKNKENRYQSAAELRSDLIKVLAGGKPSAPLLMSEEDRTAWLDTGSGPRRALRADTGGQPAAGKDDDTPTRRRPPWVVAGSVAAVVLLLVGLLVWWSPWSSGSARKVAVPAVAGLSAADARNTLEKAGFEVKQLDESSETVDAGKATRSAPGENVPTPEGSTVTLFISSGRERQRIPDVRNKTQADATSELQNAGFTNIKVQQVDSVNVEVGDVVDTNPAVGTDTPVRDPLIIRISTGPKDVTVPNLVGQFESAARAQLTELGLKIAVVPGDSDLPQGQVVSSSPTAGDSIKQGSTVQLTISRGNMIVVPDLTGQTADQAFATLQRSGWNGALNQTPRNVPIGSPDDGKILSQSPGDGSKLAKNGAINVVVGRASLLPG, from the coding sequence ATGATGTCGACCCCGCACCACCTCTCCGACCGCTACGAGCTGGGCGAAACGCTCGGCTTCGGCGGCATGTCCGAGGTTCACTACGCCCGTGATCTCCTGCTGAACCGGGACGTCGCGGTGAAGGTGCTGCGCGCCGACCTGGCCCGGGATCCGTCGTTCTATCTGCGCTTCCGCCGGGAGGCACAGAACGCCGCCAAACTCAATCACCCGACGATCGTGCAGGTCTTCGACACCGGCGAGGCCGAGACCGACGAGGGGCCGCTGCCCTTCATCGTGATGGAGTACGTCGACGGCGAGACGCTGCGAGATGTGTTGCGGCGCAACGGTCCTGTCGCACCGCGGCAGGCCATGACATGGATGGCAGACGTGGCCGCGGCGATGGATTTCTCGCACCGCAACGGCATCGTGCACCGTGACATGAAACCGGCGAACGTGATGATCGACTCGTCGGGCGCGGTCAAGGTGATGGACTTCGGCATCGCGCGCGCGATGAACGACTCGACGTCGACGATGACGCAGACCAGCGCGGTGATGGGCACCGCGCAGTACCTCTCGCCCGAGCAGGCACGCGGGATCAAGGTCGATCCGCGCAGTGACATCTACTCGATGGGCTGCGTGCTGTTCGAACTGATCACCGGCGAGCCGCCGTTCACCGGTGATTCGCCGGTCGCCGTCGCCCATCAGCATGTGCACGAGGATCCGCGGTGGCCGTCGGCGGTGCGCCCGGACATCCCGCCGGAGCTCGACTCCATCGTCATGAAGGCGATGAGCAAGAACAAGGAGAACCGCTACCAGTCGGCGGCCGAATTGCGGTCGGATCTGATCAAGGTCCTCGCCGGCGGGAAGCCGTCGGCGCCGCTGCTGATGAGCGAGGAGGACCGGACCGCCTGGCTCGACACCGGCTCGGGTCCGCGTCGCGCATTGCGTGCCGACACCGGCGGTCAGCCGGCCGCGGGCAAGGACGACGACACCCCGACCCGACGCCGTCCCCCATGGGTGGTGGCCGGGTCGGTGGCGGCCGTGGTGTTGCTGCTCGTCGGGTTGCTGGTGTGGTGGTCACCGTGGTCGTCCGGGTCGGCGCGCAAGGTGGCGGTGCCCGCGGTCGCCGGGCTGTCGGCCGCCGACGCCCGCAACACTCTGGAGAAGGCGGGCTTCGAGGTCAAACAGCTCGATGAGTCGAGCGAGACCGTCGATGCCGGGAAGGCGACCCGCTCGGCGCCGGGCGAGAACGTCCCGACCCCCGAGGGGTCGACGGTCACGCTGTTCATCTCCAGCGGACGCGAGCGCCAACGAATTCCCGACGTACGCAACAAGACCCAGGCCGACGCGACGTCCGAGCTGCAGAACGCGGGTTTCACCAATATCAAGGTGCAACAGGTCGATTCGGTCAACGTCGAGGTCGGTGACGTGGTGGACACCAACCCCGCCGTCGGCACCGACACACCTGTACGGGACCCGTTGATCATCCGGATCAGCACCGGCCCCAAGGACGTCACGGTGCCCAACCTGGTGGGTCAGTTCGAGTCGGCCGCACGCGCCCAGCTCACGGAGCTCGGCCTCAAGATCGCTGTGGTGCCCGGCGATTCGGATCTGCCGCAAGGACAGGTCGTCAGCTCCAGCCCGACTGCCGGGGACTCCATCAAGCAGGGCAGCACGGTGCAGCTGACGATCTCCCGCGGCAACATGATCGTGGTACCCGATCTGACCGGTCAGACCGCCGACCAGGCGTTCGCGACGCTGCAGCGGTCGGGATGGAACGGCGCACTGAACCAGACACCCCGCAATGTGCCGATCGGCAGCCCCGACGACGGGAAGATCCTGTCGCAGAGCCCTGGGGACGGATCGAAGCTGGCCAAGAACGGGGCGATCAACGTCGTCGTCGGGCGCGCGAGCCTGCTGCCCGGCTGA
- a CDS encoding protein kinase domain-containing protein gives MTLQNGTIIADRYRLMRLIATGGMGQVWEALDTRLGRRVAVKVLKAEYSDDPEFAARFRTEAQTTAKLNNPGIANVFDYGETGDRGGGTLAYLVMELVDGEPLNSVISRMGRLSVANTLDMLEQTGRALQAAHSQGLVHRDVKPGNILITPTGQVKITDFGIAKAVDAAPVTQTGMVMGTAQYISPEQATGDDATAASDVYSLGVVGYEALIGRRPFLGDGAITVAMKHIRETPPPLPDTIPPNVRELIDITMSKDPKQRYPNGGAFADAVASVRAGRRPPRPGVAGAAAAGAVVGAGAGAAAARANATRAMTDSTPPPTSARPPTTSAAAAAGNGGGGWTTGQKVLAGVATALLVGAIALIGYYLASADDNTPPPAPSSTTTTQTETVTTTDDQTTTQETTTTRSRPPTTTTTTEDTTTPETTTPEETTPQTTDPGATTRSCNIGPLQVPC, from the coding sequence ATGACGTTGCAGAACGGCACCATCATCGCCGACCGCTATCGGCTGATGCGTCTCATCGCCACCGGCGGTATGGGACAGGTATGGGAAGCGCTCGACACCCGGCTGGGTCGCCGGGTCGCGGTCAAGGTGCTCAAGGCGGAGTACTCCGACGATCCCGAGTTCGCGGCGCGGTTCCGCACCGAGGCGCAGACCACCGCGAAGCTCAACAACCCGGGCATCGCGAACGTCTTCGACTACGGCGAGACCGGCGATCGCGGCGGCGGCACGCTGGCGTACCTGGTGATGGAACTCGTCGACGGAGAGCCGCTGAACTCCGTGATCTCGCGGATGGGGCGGTTGTCGGTGGCCAACACCCTCGACATGCTCGAGCAGACCGGCCGCGCGTTGCAGGCCGCGCACAGCCAGGGGCTGGTGCACCGCGACGTCAAACCCGGCAACATCCTGATCACGCCGACAGGTCAGGTCAAGATCACCGACTTCGGTATCGCCAAGGCCGTCGACGCCGCGCCGGTCACCCAGACCGGCATGGTGATGGGCACCGCCCAGTACATCTCCCCCGAGCAGGCCACCGGCGACGACGCGACCGCGGCATCGGACGTGTATTCGCTCGGCGTCGTCGGCTACGAGGCGCTCATCGGTCGCCGGCCGTTCCTGGGTGACGGCGCGATCACGGTCGCGATGAAGCACATTCGCGAGACCCCGCCGCCGCTGCCGGACACCATCCCGCCGAACGTGCGTGAACTGATCGACATCACCATGTCGAAGGACCCCAAACAGCGCTACCCCAACGGTGGCGCGTTCGCCGACGCCGTCGCCTCCGTGCGTGCGGGGCGGCGCCCACCGCGGCCCGGAGTCGCCGGGGCTGCGGCGGCGGGTGCCGTCGTCGGCGCCGGAGCCGGAGCGGCCGCCGCGCGGGCCAATGCGACCCGAGCGATGACCGACTCGACCCCGCCGCCGACCTCCGCGCGTCCGCCCACCACATCCGCCGCGGCTGCCGCCGGGAACGGCGGGGGCGGCTGGACGACCGGGCAGAAAGTGTTGGCCGGTGTCGCGACGGCGCTACTCGTCGGGGCGATCGCCCTGATCGGGTACTACCTGGCCAGCGCCGACGACAACACACCCCCGCCGGCTCCATCGTCGACGACGACCACCCAGACCGAGACGGTCACCACCACCGACGACCAGACGACCACCCAGGAGACCACGACCACACGGTCGCGGCCGCCGACCACGACGACCACCACCGAGGACACCACCACGCCGGAGACCACGACCCCCGAGGAGACGACACCGCAGACCACCGACCCGGGCGCGACCACACGGTCGTGCAACATCGGGCCGCTTCAGGTGCCGTGCTGA